The following coding sequences lie in one Rutidosis leptorrhynchoides isolate AG116_Rl617_1_P2 chromosome 4, CSIRO_AGI_Rlap_v1, whole genome shotgun sequence genomic window:
- the LOC139842525 gene encoding uncharacterized protein — translation MRVVIDVMRYDKAMWVLLGDFNEVRSKSERKNTNFLEHRAKRFSNFIKDNNLIDIPLRGRIYMRISTNGVEFSKLDRFLVSKNFLQQWPNTHALVLNKKHTDHCPIILKEGNVDFGPKPTKVFDEWLHHKEAPEVIKVAWLMEVKSSNLDCIFRDKLKNVKAELRKWYSTSPGKLKAEIDELTELVNNWEIRAETDVLNETQLKDWMDSRDNLFKREKVELEMLKQKSRFKWALEGDENTKFFS, via the coding sequence atgagggtcgttatagatgTAATGAGATATGATAAGGCAATGTGGGTCTTGCTAGGTGATTTTAATGAGGTTCGGTCCAAGTCTGAAAGAAAGAACACAAATTTCCTTGAACACCGCGCCAAACGCTTTAGCAACTTCATCAAAGACAACAATTTAATTGACATCCCACTCCGAGGAAGGATTTACATGAGAATCAGTACGAATGGGGTGGAATTCAGTAAACTTGACAGATTCTTGGTCTCTAAAAATTTTCTCCAGCAGTGGCCAAATACTCACGCTTTGGTGCTTAACAAGAAACATACGGACCACTGCCCGATAATACTTAAAGAAGGAAATGTGGACTTTGGCCCTAAGCCCACAAAAGTTTTCGATGAATGGCTACATCATAAGGAAGCACCTGAAGTAATCAAAGTAGCATGGTTGatggaggttaaatcctcaaatctcgattgcATTTTTCGCGACAAATTGAAAAATGTCAAAGCCGAACTTCGTAAATGGTACTCTACCTCTCCTGGGAAGCTAAAAGCAGAGATTGACGAGTTAACTGAGTTGGTTAATAACTGGGAAATCAGAGCAGAAACCGATGTGCTAAATGAAACACAATTGAAAGATTGGATGGATTCCCGGGATAATTTGTTCAAAAGAGAAAAGGTTGAGCTAGAAATGTTAAAGCAAAAATCCCGGTTCAAATGGGCCTTGGAAGGAGACGAGAATACCAAATTTTTTTCATAA